From the Parus major isolate Abel chromosome 1A, Parus_major1.1, whole genome shotgun sequence genome, the window GAAGTAACTTAACCTGTTTTCATCTATGTAATGacacttttgcttttccattgcAGCCACACAGTCTGGCCAGATGTCTGGGGAAGGTAAAGCTGGTCCCCCAGGAGGAAGCTCACGAGCAGCATTTCCACCTAGTAATAGAGGTCGGGGCCGTTTTCCAGGTGCCATTCCAGGTGGAGACAGATTTCCTGGACCggcagggccaggagggccACCACCGCCTTTCCCAGGTAAAATTATGCATATATGGAGTTCCAGTCTTGTGTTTCAATGTGGCATACTTATTTGGGAAATGATAAAGATCAAGGCAATTCTTGATAATAAGCCACAATCAGTGTTCACAGCTAGACTGTAGAATTTGACTGTTCCTTTGTGGATATTCTACAGGGAGTTGTACCTAAGTAAATTTGGTAGCAAGACAAGAGcttttttaaatacattcttTATACTATGTCAATATACATATTtaagtatgaaaaaaataaaaatagatcaTGTTAGCAGGTAAATTTGGCTTTAGTATAGTGTAGTTGAGATTTTCTGATTTGCTATATGTGCTGAGAATGCCTGTGTTGCAGTATAAAGTAACTAATTTCCTTATTGTACAAGTTTGCATGTGATGAGAAATTCAGCTTTGATTCATGCCCACTGACAGGTCAGTTAGTAGGCActttaaaacagcagaaagttGAAGAGGAGGTCTTCATGTTTAGTTAGGTATCtgatatagaaaaaaatctattaaacaGTTAGGTTTGCACTGCAATGAAGTTGTTTTTAGAGCTGACATATTTTTTAGTAAATGTCATTCAGTAATAGATTGTCTACCAACAGTCCAGGGGATGTAGTCAAATTGGTAAAACAGTACCGAGAATCTAAAAGAAGGTTTCAATACAGCATCTACATTACTTTCTCTAATACAGCTTCTcccatatttttaatatgtattttatctTAAGCCCCTATGAAAAACTAGCTGCAGTAAGATGCAatgttttctggcttttgtaATCTTCTTGTGGGTTTTGGAAACAACAGCAGGTGATTAAGTGATTCGAGGAGGGCAGTTGTCAGTGTTAAAGATAATGTTGTTCTTTTTAGATATCTCTAGATATCTAGTATCAATAGATACAGATAAGTTAAAAATTTTCTAGTCTGCTGGACCCAAAGCAGGAACACTCATGTCTTGTACATGTTGCACGGTGTTCAGGGAGGGAGGGTTGGTTTATTTTGTCATTGTTtataaggacaaaaaaaaaagaagaattttgaataattttgtttctttgcatttattcactcaattttatttatttgtttttttgtttcttttgtttttttgctttttttgtttgtttttgttgttttttatttttattttagctggACAAACTCCCCCACGTCCACCCTTAGGTCCTCCTGGCCCACCAGGCCCACCAGGCCCTCCACCGCCTGGTCAGGTCCTCCCACCTCCATTAGCTGGACCTCCTAATCGTGGTGATCGTCCACCACCACCAGTTCTGTTTCCAGGACAGCCTTTTGGTCAGCCTCCACTTGGGCCACTTCCTCCAGGCCCTCCACCACCAGTTCCAGGCTATGGGCCACCACCAGGTCCACCACCACCTCAGCAGGGTCCACCTCCACCTCCGGGTCCATTTCCCCCTCGTCCGCCTGGCCCTCTCGGGCCACCCCTGACTCTTGCTCCTCCTCCACATCTCCCTGGGCCACCGCCAGGTGCTCCACCACCAGCACCACATGTGAATCCAGCTTTCTTCCCCCCACCTGCCAATAGTGGCATACCCACTTCAGACAGCCGTGGCCCACCTCCGACAGATCCATATGGCCGACCTCCACCATATGACAGAGGTGACTATGGGCCACCTGGAAGGTGAGTTCTTTTAGTCTAATGTGTTTGGGTAGCAGATTTTACTCCTCTTGTTGGAAGcatttgatttttcccttttaatgaaaatgttagGAACAATTAGAAGTAGGGCCAGAAAGGATCCCTCCAATCTTGTCATTTGCCCCTCTTAACTTCTCCAAGGGAATAAATCTGAGAAACATGTttgctgcaggaagaaaatccTGAAATGCAACACCAGTAATCTCACTTCCCTTTTCAGCTCTGAACTGTTTGTCTTTTCTGTATTTGGCAGTGTCATCATTTCATGTGTTCTACATGTAAACTTATATATCACTTCTTATGCAGCAGCTTCTGGTTGTGCTTCTGTCTTAACTTGAAATTCTGACTTTTATCTGTATCATCGTGCTTTGCAGGCTGCCTTTTAAGAATGCTctggagttttctttttcaaatatgtGCATATGTTGAGGTCATACCAAGCTCATACCATATTCATCTTTCAGCAGCATTGCttgtccctttttttcttcaggatttaattaaaacttaGTATTTGTCTTAAAAGCCAGATGTAAATTTACTGCAAGACTTTTATGTTCCTTTCCTATCAAGATGTTTCTGCTCATTTGGTGCAATCTTGCTGTGTTTGTAGCAGTGGCTTTTCCTGTGGTTAATCCTCTCTGCGACAGAGTTCTTAAGTCCCTGACTTGACTTGTCAAGTTTTTCACATCTTGTTTGAAACATCTTTTTCATCTGTGATTTCAAGCATCCCTgtcttgctgctgtttcttgATTTTCACCATACTTGTATTTGTCAAAAATTTTGGCATAAATTGTAAGAGAGACGGTTTTACATAGttagatttgtattttttcagtagtAATTGTACTGCTAGCATAAGACACACTTTCCTGGCTTAAAATGTTTCCTGCAAAGATGCTGTGCTTTGGTTCTTTTTTTACCACAAAGTTTAATGCCCCCCAAGCATTTGTACATGTGATGTTCATACGAAAATAACTATAGAAATTCAAGCATTTGGCTTAATTGCCTGAAATATAAGACTAGAAGGTGTTGGGTGTTTTTTGATGGACAAAATCAAGGTTGTCTGCAGTTTATAGAATgtctggggagggaaggagtgGGAATAGGACAGTATAACTTACTGTccagtattttcattaataatgtTGAAGCTATCATCCATAACTATTTAAATTGTCATTAATTATATATCATAGGCGTTTCACTGGAAATAACATGTCCATAagagaaaaattacatattCCATTCTATGGGAGGCACACGAAAAATAATACTCAAAACTCAGGGAGGTATGAATTTTTAGACATTTCCTCTTATGCTAAACTGGCTATAGGATCTTGTTCCACTTCTTGCAATTAAGAGGATAGCATTGCttattattctgcattttctttctacCAGAAGAACTAACACTGTTCTAGAAATATCAAGCAGTGGGCCAGTTTGACAGtctcagcatttttctcttAACACATTTCTCCAAATTTTCTATGTGGCACAGAGACTGCCTAATAGGACACTGCAAAACTTTTGGGAAAATTTAGGTTTACTTCTGTTACTTTGCAAACCCTCTATAGGTAGCTGATAATTGAAGTGTAATGAGTATGAGGATTCTGCTTTATTGCTTCCTCCTTACTGTGACTAGTAGGGAGATTAAATTGGAGTACCTTGAACTTGaccagaaatttaaaaaaaaaccaaacaaaattgCTGTAAAATGATGACATATCATTCAAAAAATTGAGTGTTTTAAAGATAACTACTactatttgtttttcaaaagttaCAGCATTCTGGTCTTAGTTAAGATCTGGGAAACAGGATCATATAGTTCTGATTCCAGTACTGTTATGaaaattttctctaattttgCTCAAAGCTGCATTGCCTATGTACATGAATTTCCACATCCATTCAGCTGGGAATATCTATTTATGTACCTTCAAggattttataaaaattgtaaatatttgtcAAGCACAATATTAAGTGCTGCTGAATGTTTGAAATAgatgggatgaaaaaaaaaaagtctgcttaTACAGCAATGTCTTAAttgtttttttgggatttttttgtttggttggtttgttgggattttctgtttggtgttttttttttaagctttcagGATTTTATACTGTAACGATGGTCCttaacaaaaaccaaaaccaaacccagatcctgctttcttttctgtttgtcaCTGCTTAAAGTTGCAAACTTGGATTGTTGAAATTGCAATGATAGCTTCTGAGGTTTTCCTTAACCTTTTAAATACTAGTTTTATTGCTTGCAGAGAAATGGATGCTGCGAGGACACCTCTAAGTGAAGCAGAGTTTGAAGAAATCATGAATAGAAATAGAGCAATCTCAAGCAGTGCCATTTCAAGAGCTGTATCAGATGCCAGTGCTGGTTAGTAAAACTCAAATGTGTTTGCTATTCTACCCATCTGAAAAGAATTTataggtttgtttttaaagtagGAATCTGAAAGGCCTTAAGCCACATTTTCCTGATAGGGTGCTGAATTTAGGTACAACTTATGACTGATCTTGTACTGTACTTCAGTTTCTAGGAAAACTTTCTGAGTACTGATCTGGACAGTATTTCAATATTTGATGCTACAGTAAATTATCTAGATGGGTGTTTAAGAGAAGATACTCAAAACAGTAATACTGTTACagataaaaatctgtgttttaatttgcataattttctgATCCTGGTCTTACATCGTTTTCAGGGGACTATGGAAGTGCTATAGAGACCTTGGTAACTGCAATTTCCTTAATCAAACAGTCCAAAGTATCTGCAGATGATCGCTGCAAAGTACTTATTAGCTCTCTTCAGGACTGCCTTCATGGAATTGAGTCCAAGTCTTATGGTTCTGGATCCAGGTAAAACTTTCCTCTTCCATCTGCTCTTACTTAAAAAAGAGAAGGTGTAGTACAGGACTAATTTAGACAGAAGAAACTAAAGCATGTAAGAAGTTAGTGATTTGCTTAGTTGCACAAGAAATATGTGGAGAAACCAAATAAGTCTTTCCTGAGCCTAGGAAAGCTGCCTTTTAATTAACCTTCTTTTCAAAATTGATCTGACTAGCTTCAGTTTAACTCTTGGTTTTATTTAGTGGTTTTGGCATACATTTCCCATATTCAGAATAGCAGCCATGGTGTAGTGATCATTTGACATGTGGTGCATTTCTCCCAGCTGATTTCAGTCATCCTCCATTCTGAGTACATGCTTCAACTTTTCCTTGCTACATTAGAAAGTGGGTGCCCCATACCACCTGTAACTGAGTTCTTAGCCACCACTGTTTGTACCAGGTATCTTTAATGctataaacaaaaatacagatgaATCACAATGAACAGATCTTTCCCTCATATGTGTTTTGGGTCAAATTTATATTCATAAGTAGACTACAAAACTGGCATGAGGATGACaagtgttttgaagaaaaaattaatgaagtaatttcttttagaAGACGTGAGCGATCCAGAGAGAGGGACCACAGTAGGTCACGAGAAAAAAGTAGGCGCCACAAATCACGTAGTAGAGATCGTCATGATGACTATTACCGGGAAAGAAGCCGTGAGAGAGAGAGGCATCGTGATCGTGACAGAGATCGTGACAGAGAACGAGACAGAGAGAGGGAATATCGTCACCGTTAAAGAAGGTGAGCATTTCTCTCATGTTCTTCAACTTTACTCACTTACTAAAAGTAACCGTTCTAGGTATGAGATTATTTATACCATTCATGTCTGTATTTAAATGATCCTGCAGTATGTACTGAATCACTTTCTTCTTGCAGCACCTGACATGAACACAGGTAAGTAACAACAGGTAATTCACTGGTCTTGGGAGGGCGCAAGTATTTGTACAATTATATTCTACATTCAGCATGCCACCTCTTGTTTTGGCTGATAATAATGTTTCCAGTTTTTATGAAATGTGATTGAACCACTTCTTAAAAAGGCAGTAAGTCAGACTGTTCTCTTTGATCTTAAAagattatattaattttatggttttatttcttaattgtattttaaaatactagttctgtaatttaaaatatactcGTGTAAGGACTACAGCATTTAGCCCTCCATAGATTGTGTTTGGATTATTTCAATGTCCACACAGTTATTGTCCATGCACAGGTACGGTGGtgattttgtgggttttggtatttgtgggttttgttgttttgttttgtgttgtttttgttttgttggttttaggtttttttttcccctggtgaGTTTTAGTCAAATTCAGGAAATATAaccagatttttctctttattttatgaaatgtgACCTGTCAGTATCTTCTGCCTTCTAGCTAAATCCAGGTATTAACCTTCAGTAAAATTTATTATCAGTTGTTGCCCACCACCctgatttttcagtctgtcCCCCTTTTGGTAGtaaagtaattttctgaagACTAGTAAACAAATACATGACACTAGTATTGATTCTTTTCTGGTTGTTCAATATCTAACACtctcttttatttcatgtatCTGAAGTCTTCTATGCATCAAATGTCTAGACAGCTAGAGTAGCATGCTAAACAATAATTCTTTTCAATGtactgctttaaaatacatagaaatgTTTACATTATATCATGTAGCATTTTGAGGGTTGGGAATTAAAGCCGCCCATAATTCCTTGTTTGACAACTGAAGAGAAACCAACCCTACCTAATAGTGATTCCCTAGTggtcttttccctttttgaaaGAACTTCCACTACATCTACACTGAAATTGAAGCTTGTAGACGTGCCTGTCTGCCCAGCTTCCATTTCTTATATTTAACCTCAGATTTAGTTTCCAGatttgcatgtgtttttttATTCATGGAAGTTCATTTATAAATGTTACAGAGCAAAACTTATAGAAGTCAAATAAAATGTAGTATAGTTTTAAGTGAAAATACAGTTCTGTTTGTGttaaatgtcagtttttcaGTCAGGCTTTTTGTGTCACTGACACTCCTCTGGGAAAGAGCAAATTATGGTAGTACATGCTCTAGTGTGTTGTGAATTAAGTGGGATGTTGTCTCAGGTTCTTATACTAGCAGGGGACACAAAAAGAAGTAACTGACCTAGAGAAGGGGAGTCAAAAGCTTAAATAGGAAAGTAAAACATGGCAGCTGAAATAAAGTTGGCAGTGTATTTCTGTTAATGCCACtttttgccattaaaaatagattgaaataaatatttctggaatttaGTAAAAATATCAACTCTGGTTCTTAATTGTAAGAAAGAGAACATAAAAGGACATATATAATAAAagtaaatgttatttcttttgttgAACTCGGTTTTTACCTTTTATAATAACTGCATATTTTTGATATTTGCAAATAGTTGTTACTAATAGAGGTAACCATTGAGCTGAGTAATGGATGCATTTCCAAAGTGATTTCCTTCTGGTGGAGATGAGCAAACCACACTAAAGATGGTTAATAGCCTGGattgaaagataatttttttaacccCTGACATAGTGTTACTAatccagttttaatttttgtgcgTTTAGTGTTGTGCACATAGATACAGATTTACTGTGCCAACTACAGATTTCCTACTCTCTTACCCCAAGAACATATATCAAACAGCATTAGGttgcattttataatttctgaagCACAATTTACACTGAGGCTGTGATTTCAGTCTCAGTTCAGGTGGGATTTATATTTGCAAGATCCTTCAGCTTTGTTGTGTGCTGGgacttctcttttctttcaaaagggTGTCTTGGTAAGATTCCCTTGTGTGAAGAAAATAGGTCCTAAGAACTTGATTTAAATGGCAAATTTAGTATACTACATGTGAATGAAAGcacttggtatttttttaagttgtaaACATTGTGTCTTGTTGCTGTCTTAATGAAGAAGAGCTTtattgtagttttgttttttatatattgatACACGCACACACATAAAAGAAATGTAGTTATCTCCTGGTTTGTATGTTTCATTTTCACTAAGATGTATGTTCCcatacattttttgtttcattttttacatTGAATAATAATCATAAACTGATTTAACACTCAGTCATTTAATAAATATCAACAGTGCTGAAACGAGTTATTCCCCATATTACTGTGTTTTGCCAGAAAACATGAAGTTGCTTCTGTGCCTACACCCTGTGAATGGCACCTATATTTCTCCTTATTGTGTATCTATAGTCATGACTGTGATACTGTACTGGcattttttccaaagtgttaCACGTCTAGTTCAGAAGGATTCTAAGGGTCCATTGTGAAAACTTTTGTAAACAGTGAAATTCAGTTTGTACTGTATTATATTTATAGAGATGGGTTAAATTGGAATAACTtacaaaatatgtttataaCAGTAAAACTCTAAAAAGTTTAGTTGTACCATATCAGGTGTTTACACTTCTGTTTGTACACTTCacaagttaaaattaaattgttgcAAGATTTCTGTGCCTTCACTTGAGTAAGATTTCATGTACATTGACAGTCCATTCCCTTGAATTACTATACACTGAATGCTTCCTTGGAACATCTTGCCTTTGCTCATAGAAAGCCTGTAAATATAAAAGATAACAATGGATTTAAGACAAATGTCTAACCTGTATTACTCAAAAAAACTGAGAACCCAATAGAATGACATTTAGAAGaattaacagcaaaattaaCGTGTACAAACAGAATAGTAATGTAACTTCATCAGCATGAATCCTGACTTATTAGGCAGAATTTTTTAACTGATAATCAATAATGTATTTCTAGCTGATACATTGTCCCAATCTTAATCTGTCTGAATTTCTATAACTGCTGAATGttaagcttttcattttctgtttttgttaCTGGGTTAATTGATTATTTCCTATTTAAACTGGATTTGGATTGAATTGCAAAGACAAAACCACAACATTGTAACAGTTGATATGTATGTAGACTTTGTATTCCATATTCCATGtttattctctgatttttctgctcTCAAACCACTGtaagcaaaataatttgaagtctGAGACTCATATTCTTCAAAAGCTGCTCTCAGATCACTCTGAAATTACTTTCAGCTTTCAAGTGATTCAATGGTTGGAATTTTTTGTGTCAGTAGGAGGGGAAATGGTACTGATGGCTTACATAGTATTcattatattttgcttttctaagtTGGAACGGTCCTGTAACTGTGCTAATAACCACTTAAACATCAAGTGAGGTATGAAATTAATTAGCCTTTTAAGAAACCTTGTAATGAATTGGCAAATGGCTATTTTTAATAGGCTATTTTAATAATAAGTTTCTAGTTAATAATAAGTAAATCATGTGGTAACATTGTTCAAGACCTGGGTATATACCTGTCTAGAATTACATCAGATATTAGTCTTAAGCTATTATGAATATTGTTTACctaatctctctttttttttttttaaactgtgttttatgTGGGGCTGGCACTATTCTTCTGTATTTAGCAGATGCTTTGTGCATCTGACTCATTATTTGAAATCCAGAATATCATGATAGAGGCAAGGAGTGCCACTGGTTTATGTGCTTCTTAAAGTCTATTTTACCATTACTCTGGTGCTTTGCAGAAACATAGAGTTTGTCTAATAATGTTCAGAGTTGAATCTGATTTTCCTGAGGGTGAaacaaggatttaaaaaataaacagaatatcTTTTGCTACTTATTTTCAAATGCATAACTTTAATTACCTTTTTCCCTTGAAtatgtttctgtaattttattgaCTTCTGAGGTGTCCTTAGACacacttatatttttttttcctcatatcctgggcttttttatttgtgaattcATTAGTTTTGACAAATTTGATCTGTGTAAAAATTCCCCAAGAAACTTATAGGTGTATgaaacacagaagtgaaaatgttGGTTTGATGCAGTGTTTTTCAAAGAATGaacaaaattcacttttttcttttgctcattGTGGTTTGAGAACTAAGatttctttttacaaaaaaaaggagacacGTGAGagatcttcattttttttttcctgtgggagTTCAATCTACCTTTTTGTCTCTTCCTCATATATTAATGTGAAGAATACTTTCCAGTAATTCAtatctttttaatttgtaaacTCAAGATTGAATTTTCTTACCGCACCTCTCTGTTCATCAGTTAGTTTTGGTGAATAGACAGGCTGGGATAATAGAAGAAAGATACCTGACAAATGAAATTAGTTTAGGAGGATTTTCCCCcatgtaaaattatttatacagtCATGAAATTGTTGGTGTGTTGATCTTAAATTATACACTAAGATTGAACAAAGACAGCAGGTAAGTACACTCTTAATAGGAGGGGGCAACAGTCAGCAAATGTGAGAAGGTGTTAGTGCCGATGAAATAGTCTGTACGTGTAtgcaaaacagaacagaaccaCATGTGTATCTCTGCTGATCTCTGATGCTGAAAGACAAATAGTTAAGCttgaaattccttctttttcactATGTTATAGCTCAAGCATCAGAATA encodes:
- the CPSF6 gene encoding cleavage and polyadenylation specificity factor subunit 6, yielding MVPIHKLIYQLESQAVISRIIWPVWKYNGEWSLTVNYGSLNEVTLWLCAAEAEYGGHDQIDLYDDVISPSANNGDAPEDRDYMDSLPPSVGDDVGKGAAPNVVYTYTGKRIALYIGNLTWWTTDEDLTEAVHSLGVNDILEIKFFENRANGQSKGFALVGVGSEASSKKLMDLLPKRELHGQNPVVTPCNKQFLSQFEMQSRKTTQSGQMSGEGKAGPPGGSSRAAFPPSNRGRGRFPGAIPGGDRFPGPAGPGGPPPPFPAGQTPPRPPLGPPGPPGPPGPPPPGQVLPPPLAGPPNRGDRPPPPVLFPGQPFGQPPLGPLPPGPPPPVPGYGPPPGPPPPQQGPPPPPGPFPPRPPGPLGPPLTLAPPPHLPGPPPGAPPPAPHVNPAFFPPPANSGIPTSDSRGPPPTDPYGRPPPYDRGDYGPPGRRFTGNNMSIREKLHIPFYGRHTKNNTQNSGREMDAARTPLSEAEFEEIMNRNRAISSSAISRAVSDASAGDYGSAIETLVTAISLIKQSKVSADDRCKVLISSLQDCLHGIESKSYGSGSRRRERSRERDHSRSREKSRRHKSRSRDRHDDYYRERSRERERHRDRDRDRDRERDREREYRHR